A stretch of DNA from Microlunatus capsulatus:
GCCGGCTGGCTGTGCCGGCGGTGGGAGGTCGACGCCGTCGCCATCACCCAGGGCGAGCGGGGCGCGGTGCTGGCCCGGGCGGGCGGCGGCCGGGCCGTCGCGGTCCCCCTGGTGGGATCGGCGACCGGCACCGGTCACGGCCGGCCCGACACCTGCGGCGCCGGCGATCAGTTCGCGGCCAGCGCGACCGCCGCCCTGCTGGCCGGGGCGGACGCCGACGACGCCGTCCGGACCGCGGTGATGGAGGCCGCCGCCTACGTCAGCGCCGGCGCGGCGGCGACCGCGTCGACCCGGGTGCCGGCTCGCGCCGACCTGGAGCCCGCGGGCGCGGGGGAGGCGTCGGCCCGGGTGGCCGGCGGCGCCTGGACGCCGGACGTCTCGTGAGCGACGGCCCCTCCGCCGGGCCCGGCCGCGCGCCCGTCGTGGGCGCGCTGGCCCCCCGGTTCGACGACGTCACCCGGATCGCGGTGCTGCGCGGCGGCGGCCTCGGCGACCTCGTCTTCGCGCTGCCGGCGGCCGAGGCGCTGGCCGCGGCGTACCCGGGCGCGACGCTGACCCTGCTGGGCGCGCCCGGGCACGCGGCGCTGCTGGCCGGCCGGCCCTCGCCGTTCGCCGACGTCGTCGTGCTGCCCGTCCGGCCCGGGGTCCGCGACGGGGTGGAGGACCCGGCCGCCACGGCCGCCTTCCTCGACGACCAGCGGGCCCGGGGCTACGACCTCGCCGTCCAGGTGCACGGCGGGGGCGCGAACTCCAACCCGTTCCTGCTGGCCCTCGGCGCCCGGCACACCGTCGGCCTGCGGGCCGAGGACGCGCCGGCGCTGGAGCGGACCGTGCCCTACCTCTACTACCAGCACGAGGTGCTGCGCGCCCTCGAGGTGGCCGCGCTGGCCGGGGCGCCGGCGGTCGACCTGGAGCCGCGGCTCCGGCTGACGCCGGCCGAGGAGGAGGCGCGCCGGTCCGGTCCTGCCGGTCCGCCGCTCGTCGTGCTGCACCCCGGCGCGACCGACCCCCGCCGCCGCTGGCCGCCGGCCTCCTTCGCCGCCGTCGCCGCGGCGCTGGCGGCCGAGGGCGCGGACGTGGTCGTCGTCGGCGACGCCTCCGAGGTGGGGCTGGCCGAGCAGCTGCTGGCGGCGGTCCCGCCGGAGCACGCACCGCGGGTCCGCTCGACGGCCGGCCGGGGGACCCTCCCGGAGCTCGTCGACCTGCTGCTGCGCGCCGACCTGGTGGTGGCGGACGACTCCGGCCCGCGGCACGTCGCCGCAGCGCTGGGCACCCCGACCGTCGGCGTCTACTGGTTCGGCAACGCCCTCAACGCCGGCGCCCTGAGCCGGGGCCGGCACCGGCTGCAGCTGGCCTGGACGACCCAATGCCCGGTCTGCGGCGTCGACGTCACCGCCCTGGGGGCCCCGCGCTGCCCGCACGACGACTCCTTCGTCGCCGACGTGCCCGTCGCGGCCGTGCTGGCCGACGCTCGGGCGCTGCTCGCCGGCGCGGATCGGCGGAGCGGGGACCGGGCAGACTGAGCCCGTGCAGATCCTCGGCGAGCCGGACGGACGTCCGGAGCTGCTCGCGCTCCGCGCCCTCAAGCTGGGCGACCTGCTGGTCGCGGTGCCCGCCGTCCACGCGATCCGGCGGACGCACCCCGACCACCGGCTGGTGCTCGCCGTCCCCGGCTGGCTGGACCCCGTCGTCGACCTCGTCGGCGGCGTCGACGCGCTGCTGCCGACGCCGGGGCTGGACGACCTGTTGCCCCTGGCTCCCGGCCGGGTGGACACCGTCGTCGACCTGCACGGCGGCCCGGACAGCCGGCGGGTGCTGGAGGCGCTGGAGCCCCGGGTCCGCCTCGGCCACGCCGCCCCCGGCTGGGACGGCCCGGCCTGGGAGGACGGCGTGCTGGAGCGGTACCGCTGGGCCCGGCTCGTCACCGCGCACGAGATGCCGGCCGACCCCGACGACGTCGCCCTGCTCCGCGGGCCGACGCCCTCCCCGGCCCCGGGGGCCGTCGTCGTCCACGTCGGCGCCTTCTACGGCTGCCGCGCCTGGCCCGTCGAGCGCTTCGCCGCCGTCGCCCGCGCCCTGGTCGACGACGGCCACCACGTCGTGCTGACCGGCAGCGCCCGGGAGCGGGACCGCGCCCTCGAGGTCGGCGCGCTGGCCGGGCTGGCCGAGGCCGACGTGCTGGCCGGCCGCACCGACCTGGCCGCGCTGGCCGCCCTGGTGGCCGACGCCGCCCTGCTCGTCTCGGTCGACACCGGCGTCCCGCACCTGGCCTCGGCCTACCGGACGCCGTCGGTCGTGATCTTCGGCCCCGCGCCGCCCGAGGAGTGGGGCCCGCCGGCCGGCGGCCCGCACGTCGTCCTCACCGACGCCCGGCTCCGGGTGGGCGACACCTTCGGCTCGACGCCGGACCCCGCGCTGCTGGCGGTGACGGCCGACGACGTCCTGGTCGCCGCCCGCGACCTGCTGGCCCGCACCGCCGGTGGCTGAGCCGGCGCCGCTGCCCCCGGGCCGGCTCCCGCTGCTGCTGGCCTTCGTGCTGCTGGCCTTCGCGGCCAACTCCCTCATCACCCGGCACGTCGTGGCCGCCGGGCTGGCCGACCCGGGCCTGCTCACCGGGGTCCGGGTGCTGGCGGCGGCCGTCGCCCTGCTGGCCGTCGCCCTGCTGCGGGACGGCCGGGTGGCCAGGCCCGGCCGCGCCGCGCTGGTGCCGACGCTGGCCCTCGGCGTCTACGCCGTCTGCATCTCCTACGGCTACGTGCTGATCGGCGCCGCGGCCGGCACCTTCGTCTTCTACGCCGCGGTGATGGTCACCCTCGTCGGCTCCGACGTCGTCCGGCGCACCCCCGTGCCGGTCCGCCGCCGGGTGGGTGCCGGCGTCTCGCTGCTGGGCATCGGGGTGCTGAGCGCGGGCCGGGTGGAGCTGGTCACGCCGGCCGGGGTGCTGCTGCTCGCGCTCACCGGGGTGGCCTGGGGCGTCTACACCGCGCTGGGGCGCACCACCGGCGACCCGCGGCTGGCCACCACGGCCAACTTCGCGCTGCTGGCGGTCGTGGTCGTGGTGCCGACGGCCGCCGGGGCCGCCGCGGGGCTGACGCTGACCGGGGCCGGCCTGGCCTGGGGCGTGCTGATGGGGGCGGGGACGACGGCCTTCGCCTACGTGGCCTGGTACGTCTGCCAGCGCTCCCTGACCGGCACCGCGGCGGGCACCACGCAGCTGGTCATCCCCGTCGTGACGACGCTGGGCGCGGTGCTGCTGCTGGGCGAGCGGCTGTCCTGGACGCTGCTCGTCGCGGCCGTCCTGGTGGGCGGCGGGCTCTGGCTCAACCGCCCGGCCCGCCCGCCGGCCCGCCCTGGGCCGATCTGACACCTTGCCGGCCCTCACCGGTGGGCGTAGGCCTCGGGGTGGGGGCGGACGGGGGTGCGCGGTGGTCGACGGGGACCGGAGCGGGGCACGGCGGCGGGCCGTCCTGCTCGCCGCGCTGGTGCCGGTCCCGCTGCTGCTGGCCGCGCCGCCGTCGCCGTCGGCCGCCGCGGCACCCGGCTGCCGGGCAGGGGTGCCGGCCGACGTGGACGGCGGGGGACCGGACGTCGTGCTGGGCCTGCCCTCCTACGACCTGCCCGGCCAGCCCGACGCGGGCGCGCTCGTCGTGCTCTCCGACCTCGCCGGGCCCGGGGAGCCGCTGCCGCAGCGGGTGGCCCGGCGCACCCTGGTGACCGCGGCCGACGTCGGCCTGCCCACCCGGGCAGGTGCGCGGTTCGGGGCCGCGGTGCTGGTGCTGCGGCGCCCGGGTGGCGCCTGCGCCGACGTCGTGGTCGGCGCACCCGGCGAGGACGTCGCCGGCCTCCGCGGCGCCGGCCGCGTGCACGTGCTGCCGGGATCGCCGCAGGGGCTGGGACGACCGCTCGAGACGCTGGACGAGTCGCGCTGGCCGGGCCTCGGCGGCGCGCAGGCGGGGGCCGGCTTCGGCGCGGCCCTGGCCGGTGAGGACGGGGAGTGGCTGGCCGTCGGCGTGCCGCGGCGCGACGTGGCCGGCGTCCGGGACGCGGGTCGGGTCGTGCGCCTGGACCGCCGGCTCGCCGGGACCGAGCGGGTCGACGTCGTCCAGCAGGGTGGGCCCGGGGCCGGGGCGCCCGAGCCCGGTGACCGTTTCGGGGAGGTGCTGCACGTGGCGCCCAGCGGCCTGGGCCCGCTGCTGCTCGTCGGCGTCCCGCACGAGGACGTCGGCTCCCGCGTCGACGCCGGGGCCCTGGCCCTGGCCGTCCCCGGGTACCCGCTCACCCAGGTGAGCCAGGACTCCCCGGGAGCGGGCGGTGCCGCCGAGGCGGGTGACCGCTACGGCGCCGCCGTGAGCAGCTGGGCCACGTCGCTGGGCGACCACGCGGTGGTCGTCGTGGCGGTGGGCGTCCCCGGGGAGGACGTCGGCCGGGCCGTCGACGCCGGCCTGGTGGGGCACGCCGCCGTCGAGCTCTTCGAGGCCTCGCCCACCAGCGCCGGGCCGCTGCGCGGGCGGCGCACGACGGTGACCCAGGACTCCCCGGGCGTGCCGGGCGCCCTGGAGGCGGGCGACCGGTTCGGTGCCGCGGTGCTGAGCGCCGAGCTGGGGCTCGGCAGCGGCCGGCGCCACCTGGTCGTCGGCTCGCCCGGGGAGGACCTGGGCGGGGTCGTCGACGCCGGCGCGCTCAGCACGAGCCGGGTGGACGTGGCCACCGGCGCGACCCTGGCGGGAACCGGCGCCGCCTGGTCCCAGGACGCCGTCGGGGTGGCCGGGCGGGCCGAGCGCGGCGACGGGTTCGCTGCGTCGGTGGCCGGCGTCCTGCTGACGCGACCGCTCGACGACGAGGACCCGGTGCCGGTCCTGCTGGTGACCGTGCCCGGCGAGGACGACGGCGCGGTGCCCGGCACCGGGATGGCGCACCTCGGGCTGCCCGGCGTCGGCTCCCTCGCGCTGGTCCCGCCCGTGCTGCAGCCGGGCGCCGGGACCGGCCTGGTCGGCGCGCGGACGCTGCCCGGCTGACCCCGCCCCGTCCGTCCGGGCGACGGTCCCCGGTGCCGTCCACCCGCGTCGGGGTGGCCGGGGCCGGCCGCAGCGGCCGACTAGGGTGGGAGACCGGCTGTTCCCACGCGGGACGCCGAGGCGACCGCGCTGCGGCCCGGGGCCGACCAGCCCGCGACCGCGCCGTCGCCGAGCCGACCCGGCTCACCGACCGAAGGAGAACCCCTCGCATGCTGACCGTCCACGCCTACGCCGCGCCCAGCGCCACCGCGCCGCTCGAGCCCACCACCATCGAGCGCCGTGACCTCGGCCCGCGCGACATCCTCATCGACATCAAGTTCGCCGGCATCTGCCACTCCGACATCCACACCGCGCGCGGCGAGTGGGGCGACGCGGGCTGGCCCATCGTCGTCGGCCACGAGATCGCGGGCGTCGTCGCCGAGGTCGGGTCCGACGTCGACAAGCACGTCGTCGGCGACCGCGTCGGCGTCGGCTGCCTCGTCGACTCCTGCCGCCAGTGCGAGTCCTGCCTCAAGGGCCTCGAGCAGTACTGCCTCAACGGCAACATCGGCACCTACGGCGGCATCGGCCGCGACGGCAAGCCGACCGCCGGCGGCTACTCGACCCACATCGTCGTCGACCAGGACTTCGCGCTCCGCATCCCCGAGGGCATCGCGCTGGACGAGGCCGCCCCGCTGCTCTGCGCCGGCATCACGCTGTACTCCCCGCTGAACCACTGGAACGCCGGGCCCGGCAAGAAGGTGGCCATCATCGGCCTCGGCGGGCTGGGGCACATGGGCGTCAAGATCGCCCACGCCATGGGGGCCGAGGTGACCGTGCTGAGCCAGTCGCTGAAGAAGCAGGAGGACGGCCTGCGCCTGGGCGCCGACCACTATTACGCGACGAGCGAGCCGGAGACCTTCGAGCAGCTCGGCGGCACCTTCGACCTCATCGTCAACACCGTCTCGGCCAACCTCGACCTGGACGCCTACATGGGCCTGCTGGCCGTCGACGGCACGCTCGTCGAGGTGGGCGCCCCCGAGCACCCGATGTCGGTCAAGGCGTTCTCGCTGCTGCCCGGTCGCCGCAGCCTCGCCGGCTCCAGCATCGGCGGCATCCCCGAGACCCAGGAGATGCTCGACTTCTGCGCCGAGCACCACCTGGGCGCCGAGATCGAGGTCATCAGCGCCGACAAGATCAACGAGGCCTGGGACCGCGTCGTCGCCAGCGACGTCCGGTACCGCTTCGTCATCGACACCGCGACCCTGGGCGCCTGAGCCCCGCGCGCACCCCGCTGCCCCGCCACCGCTCGTCGGTGGCGGGGCAGTTTTCTGCTCCGGCCTGCTGTGATGTGGGGCACACGGGCGGCGACGGCGGCGCAGCGGCCGGCAGCGGCTGGTCACGGTCCGATCACGCTCAGATCACGGTCCGGTGGCGGTGGTCGGGCGCCGCCGGGGATCCCGGACGCCGCCGCGGAGGGCCCGACGGGGCCTCGCAGGGCCCGGGGGCCGCCGGGCCGCTCCGGTAGAGTCCGAGCCCTCCCCCCTCCGAAGATCTCCGTCGCCCCCACCCGGATGGTTCATGCGCCCCCTCAGACCCACCTCCCGCCCCGCTCGGCCCGCCCGCTCCCTGCGGCTCGCCGGCTCCCTCGTCGCGGTGGCCGCCCTCGGCCTGTCCGCCGCCCTGCCCGGTCAGGCCTCCGCCGCCGTGCCCCCCGTGCTGCAGAAGCCGAAGGCGACGGTGACCGCCGACGCGCTGCCCACCGCGCAGATCGACGGCATCGTCTGGAAGCAGGCCATCGCCGGGAACACCGTCTTCGCGGGCGGGCAGTTCACCAGCGCCCGCCCCGCCGGTGCGGCCCCGGGGAAGAGCGCCGTCCGGCGCTACAACCTCATGTCCTACGACATCCGGACCGGCAAGATGAAGGCCTTCGCGCCCAAGCTCAACGGCCAGGTCCGGGCGCTGGCCACCTCGCCCGACGCGAAGATCCTCTACGTCGGCGGTGACTTCACCAAGGTCGGCACCACGAACCGCCCGGCGCTCGCCGCGTTCAGCGTGGCGACCGGCAAGCTGCTGCCGCTCAGCGGCAACTTCAACAACCGGGTCAACGCCATCACCACGATCGGCGGCCGCGTCTACGTCGGCGGCTGGTTCACCCGGGTGGGCCAGAAGCAGCGGCTCCGCGTCGCGGCGCTGGACGCCAAGACCGGCGGGGTCACGAAGTGGAACCCCTCGGCCGACGGCTCGGTGGAGGCGCTGGTCCCGACGCCGGACAAGACGCGCGTCGTCATCGGCGGCTCGTTCGGCAAGCTCTCGGGCAAGGTCAACCGCGGGATGGGCGCGGTCACCAAGGTGGCCGGCACCCCCGGCACCTGGAAGGCCAACGCTAAGATCCGCGACTACGGCAGCGCCTCGGCGGTGCTCTCCCTGGCCGCCGACAAGGACACGGTCTACGGCACCGGGTACGGCTACAACTCCGGCAACTTCGAGGGCGTCTTCGCGCTGAACCCGAAGGACGGCGGCATCAAGTGGCTGCAGGACTGCCACGGCGACCAGTACGGCGTCGCCCCCGTGGGTGACCTCGTCTACTCCGTGGGCCACGCGCACTTCTGCCGCAACATCGGGGGGTTCCAGGAAATCGACCCGCAGCGCGCCCTCGTGGTGAGCAAGGCCGCCAAGGGCACCGTCGCCACCAACACCCAGGACGGCGTGAACTACCGCAACTGGCAGGGCTACAAGGCGCCGGCCATCTACAACTGGTTCCCCAAGCTCAACACCGGCAAGGTGAGCGGCTCGACCCAGGGCGCGTGGAGCGTCGCCGGCACCTCGAAGTACGTCGTCCTCGGCGGGGAGTTCACCACCGTCAACGGCAAGCCGCAGCAGGGCCTGACCCGGTTCACGACGCCGGCGAACAAGGCCCCGCGGAAGATGGGGCCGCGGGCCACCGGAGCGGCGACCACGCCGTCGGTCTGGGGCCGGGCCGACAAGGCCGGCCTGCAGCTGGGCTGGAACGCCAACTACGACCTCGACGACCGCTCGCTGCGCTACCAGGTCGTCCGCGACGGGAAGGTCCTGAAGACCTTCACCCGCAGGTCCACCTTCTGGAACCGGCCGTGGATCCGCTACGCCGACACCACGGTGAAGGCCGGCAAGACCTACACCTACCAGGTGCGG
This window harbors:
- a CDS encoding glycosyltransferase family 9 protein is translated as MSDGPSAGPGRAPVVGALAPRFDDVTRIAVLRGGGLGDLVFALPAAEALAAAYPGATLTLLGAPGHAALLAGRPSPFADVVVLPVRPGVRDGVEDPAATAAFLDDQRARGYDLAVQVHGGGANSNPFLLALGARHTVGLRAEDAPALERTVPYLYYQHEVLRALEVAALAGAPAVDLEPRLRLTPAEEEARRSGPAGPPLVVLHPGATDPRRRWPPASFAAVAAALAAEGADVVVVGDASEVGLAEQLLAAVPPEHAPRVRSTAGRGTLPELVDLLLRADLVVADDSGPRHVAAALGTPTVGVYWFGNALNAGALSRGRHRLQLAWTTQCPVCGVDVTALGAPRCPHDDSFVADVPVAAVLADARALLAGADRRSGDRAD
- a CDS encoding glycosyltransferase family 9 protein codes for the protein MQILGEPDGRPELLALRALKLGDLLVAVPAVHAIRRTHPDHRLVLAVPGWLDPVVDLVGGVDALLPTPGLDDLLPLAPGRVDTVVDLHGGPDSRRVLEALEPRVRLGHAAPGWDGPAWEDGVLERYRWARLVTAHEMPADPDDVALLRGPTPSPAPGAVVVHVGAFYGCRAWPVERFAAVARALVDDGHHVVLTGSARERDRALEVGALAGLAEADVLAGRTDLAALAALVADAALLVSVDTGVPHLASAYRTPSVVIFGPAPPEEWGPPAGGPHVVLTDARLRVGDTFGSTPDPALLAVTADDVLVAARDLLARTAGG
- a CDS encoding DMT family transporter, giving the protein MAEPAPLPPGRLPLLLAFVLLAFAANSLITRHVVAAGLADPGLLTGVRVLAAAVALLAVALLRDGRVARPGRAALVPTLALGVYAVCISYGYVLIGAAAGTFVFYAAVMVTLVGSDVVRRTPVPVRRRVGAGVSLLGIGVLSAGRVELVTPAGVLLLALTGVAWGVYTALGRTTGDPRLATTANFALLAVVVVVPTAAGAAAGLTLTGAGLAWGVLMGAGTTAFAYVAWYVCQRSLTGTAAGTTQLVIPVVTTLGAVLLLGERLSWTLLVAAVLVGGGLWLNRPARPPARPGPI
- a CDS encoding NAD(P)-dependent alcohol dehydrogenase, which produces MLTVHAYAAPSATAPLEPTTIERRDLGPRDILIDIKFAGICHSDIHTARGEWGDAGWPIVVGHEIAGVVAEVGSDVDKHVVGDRVGVGCLVDSCRQCESCLKGLEQYCLNGNIGTYGGIGRDGKPTAGGYSTHIVVDQDFALRIPEGIALDEAAPLLCAGITLYSPLNHWNAGPGKKVAIIGLGGLGHMGVKIAHAMGAEVTVLSQSLKKQEDGLRLGADHYYATSEPETFEQLGGTFDLIVNTVSANLDLDAYMGLLAVDGTLVEVGAPEHPMSVKAFSLLPGRRSLAGSSIGGIPETQEMLDFCAEHHLGAEIEVISADKINEAWDRVVASDVRYRFVIDTATLGA